The DNA sequence CACTCATGCGAATGGTGATCGCCGTAAGTAGGACGGCCACGACCACCATCACCGCCGCCAGAACCAACGTGACCACGGTCCCCTTGTTGAGCACCGCGAAAACAGGGTCGAAAATCTGGCGTTGATCGAGCACTTCCTCGACGCCCTGACTGCCGGTCAACGTTTCGGAAACTTCTTGGTACTTGGTCGGATCCTTCAATTTAAGCCGCAATGAATCCTGCATATCCGCGGCGGTCAACGTGCGGCCCTGATAGATGCCGTTGGGGTATTGCTTCAGGAACGTGTTCTTGTAGAAATCCTCACGGCTTTCGTAGGTGATCTTCGAGACCACGTTACCCAAATCGTCATGGATCTTGTCCTGCAGCTGGACAATCTCCTGTTTGGTCGGTGCCTTGCCCGCCGAGCAGTTGGCCACCTGACTGGTGCCGTCCGGGCAGAGCCAGACAACAACTTCCACCTCTTTGTACCAATCGCCTTTGGCCTTGGTGATCTGCGCCTGCATCAGGCCGGAAGCCCCGATGAAAAGGAAGGAGATGAAAGTGACCAGCAACACGGAAAGAATCATCGAGACGTTCTGCCTCAGACTTGTCCATGTTTCAGAAAGGATAAACCGTGCTCTCATTTCCGCTCCTCCGAAATGTCGCCGCTTTGGCGGGTTTGGTTGCCCTGGGTCTTGTTGTCTGCGTTGGATTTGTTGTCAACCGGCTTGGACTTGTGTTGCGCAGGCGGTACCGGCGGTGCAGGAATGGCCGGAATCGATTTCGTTGTCTTCGTGCCATTGGTGACATTCTGCGGTTTTCTGGCGTTTTCGGCGTTCTGCGAAGTTGCGCTCGATGCCGAATTTGTGCTGCGGCCTTTGCCGTGTTTGCCATGCTGTTCAGCTTGAGCAGTGCCGGAAGCCGGGTGCGCATCACCCTCGGACTTGCCGGTCTGTGCCTTTGCTGGTAACGATGAGGCGCCGGGCTTGATATGCTCCTTTTGTTTAGAGGCCGCGTTTGAAGACGTATCGTTTTGTTTCGATTCACCATTGTCGGCATCAGGTTCATTCGCACTGGTCATTTCTTCGTGCGTCAGGCCTTTGCCCCAGGTCATCGTGGTCTCAGCCGACTGGAACGCCTCGCCGTATCGTCCCTTCCGTCCTGAATGCATGGCATTGGCAAGACGGGCGATGCCCTCATTTTCGGCGGTTCCGTTGTTCACCGCACTGGCCACGGCATCCATGGCCTGCTTGGCGACGGTGGAACGGTCGCTGACGGTCTCACCGGCCGACACGTTTGGTAATTCACTGATTGCGTGAGCCTGTGAACTTTGCGGCCGTTTGTATTTATTGGTGGCAGGATCAATGACCTGCTTGGCTTTGGACTCCACTTCGGCGTCCGGGAAGTATCGGGCAGAATCGTAACTGCCCTTGGCCTCGTCACGTACGATCTTGCCTGCGTGCAGCTCGACCACACGCTTGCGCATGGAATTGACGATCTCCTCGTTGTGAGTCGCCATCACGATGGTGGTACCAGTGCGGTTGATGGCGTCCAAGACCTCCATGATGCCCAAGGACGTGGTCGGGTCGAGGTTACCGGTGGGCTCGTCGGCCAGAAGGATCTGCGGATGGTTGACATAGGCGCGGGCGATGGCTACACGTTGGGCCTCACCACCGGAAAGCTCGTGCGGGTAATTCTTTTCCTTGCCCGTAAGCCCCACGGTTTCAAGGACTTTGGGAACCAGCGACTTGATGGTCGAACGCCGAGTGCCGATGACTTCAAGGGCAAAGGCGACATTCTCCCAGACCGTCTTGTTGTTCAGAAGCTTGTAGTCCTGGAAAATGAAGCCGATGGAACGGCGGTACTGCGGAATCTGCCGGGAGGTCAGGCGTCGCAAATCGTTTCCGGCCACGCGGATTTCGCCGTCTGTGGCTTCCTCTTCACGCAACAGCAAGCTCAGCAATGTCGTTTTGCCGGAACCCGACGCACCCACGAGGAAGACGAAATCGCCCCGCTCGATATTCAGATTGATGTCTTTGAGAGCCGGCCGTGTGCCCTTCGGATAGATCTTCGTGACCTTGTCCAACGTGATCAACGCCATAATGCCGTTTCCTTACTATGTTCCGATGCATTCAAATCTAAAGACATCGGCACCGCCGACTGTCCTGATTTCCTTGAAATGACTGAAAGTCTTTACTTTTTATCGTTGTCTTCAGCCTGTTCGGCTTCCAAAGCTGCCTGACGGCGCTGTTCGTGGCGCCAACGGATGCCGGCGTCGATGAACCCGTTGATATCGCCGTCAAAGACGGCCTGCGTCTGGCTGGTCTCGTAGCCGGTGCGCAGGTCCTTGACCATCTGGTAAGGATGCAATACATACGAGCGCATCTGATCGCCCCAACTGGCCTTGATGTCACCGGCCAGTTCCTTTTTCTTCTTGGCTTCCTCTTCGTGACGGAGCACCAGAAGACGGGACTGGAGCACGGCCATGGCGGCGGCGCGGTTCTGTATCTGGCTGCGTTCGTCCTGCATGGTCACCACAATGCCGGTGGGCAAATGGGTGATGCGCACCGCAGAATAGGTGGTGTTGACACCCTGTCCGCCGGGGCCGGACGAGCAGTAGGTGTCCACGCGAATATCGGAATCAGGGATGTCGATATGATCGGTCTCCTCAACCAACGGCACCACCTCGACGGCGGCGAAGCTGGTCTGGCGACGGCCCTGGTTGTCGAACGGCGAGATACGAACCAAACGATGTGTGCCGCCTTCCACGGAAAGGCGGCCGTAGGCATACGGTGCGTCGACCTCAAAAGTAGCCGATTTGATGCCGGCCTCTTCGGCGTAGGACGTGTCCATGACCTTGGCCTTGTAACCGTTGCGCTCGGCCCAGCGCAGGTACATGCGCAGCA is a window from the Bifidobacterium sp. ESL0745 genome containing:
- the ftsX gene encoding permease-like cell division protein FtsX, with amino-acid sequence MRARFILSETWTSLRQNVSMILSVLLVTFISFLFIGASGLMQAQITKAKGDWYKEVEVVVWLCPDGTSQVANCSAGKAPTKQEIVQLQDKIHDDLGNVVSKITYESREDFYKNTFLKQYPNGIYQGRTLTAADMQDSLRLKLKDPTKYQEVSETLTGSQGVEEVLDQRQIFDPVFAVLNKGTVVTLVLAAVMVVVAVLLTAITIRMSAASRKNETEIMRLVGASNWTIRLPFVLEGVLASFLGSLLSCVALSAIVKLFITDWLAKTVQWMPFVNQATVWLIAPALILGAMLLSAVVSTISLHRYLQV
- the ftsE gene encoding cell division ATP-binding protein FtsE, translated to MALITLDKVTKIYPKGTRPALKDINLNIERGDFVFLVGASGSGKTTLLSLLLREEEATDGEIRVAGNDLRRLTSRQIPQYRRSIGFIFQDYKLLNNKTVWENVAFALEVIGTRRSTIKSLVPKVLETVGLTGKEKNYPHELSGGEAQRVAIARAYVNHPQILLADEPTGNLDPTTSLGIMEVLDAINRTGTTIVMATHNEEIVNSMRKRVVELHAGKIVRDEAKGSYDSARYFPDAEVESKAKQVIDPATNKYKRPQSSQAHAISELPNVSAGETVSDRSTVAKQAMDAVASAVNNGTAENEGIARLANAMHSGRKGRYGEAFQSAETTMTWGKGLTHEEMTSANEPDADNGESKQNDTSSNAASKQKEHIKPGASSLPAKAQTGKSEGDAHPASGTAQAEQHGKHGKGRSTNSASSATSQNAENARKPQNVTNGTKTTKSIPAIPAPPVPPAQHKSKPVDNKSNADNKTQGNQTRQSGDISEERK
- the prfB gene encoding peptide chain release factor 2, with protein sequence MAEFDFSQALGEARTKYETIEKALDVDRLKSEIKDLEKEASAPNLWDDVDNAQKVTSRLSNKQGLIKKLDSLSSRLDDIETLYELGQEEDDPDSMKEAQNGVDALQKDLDEMEIQTLLDGEYDERSAVVTIRSGAGGVDAADFAQMLLRMYLRWAERNGYKAKVMDTSYAEEAGIKSATFEVDAPYAYGRLSVEGGTHRLVRISPFDNQGRRQTSFAAVEVVPLVEETDHIDIPDSDIRVDTYCSSGPGGQGVNTTYSAVRITHLPTGIVVTMQDERSQIQNRAAAMAVLQSRLLVLRHEEEAKKKKELAGDIKASWGDQMRSYVLHPYQMVKDLRTGYETSQTQAVFDGDINGFIDAGIRWRHEQRRQAALEAEQAEDNDKK